A single genomic interval of Microbacterium galbinum harbors:
- a CDS encoding arginase family protein: MALSHDPLWPRAGSWPSPDAVDDAEAVLLGVPAWRTSLSPTGAGATPAAIRDALPRYGTALMGPPAIDLNEVLRIADAGDVHEPDGDEGEASVIARVRELSESFVIALGGDNSLTYPVALGAQATGLITFDAHFDLRDGVSNGTPVRRLVEDVPVLSTLDTARIDPTRIVQIGIADFANSVAYARRAADWGIRVITLDEVRRRGVDDVVNEALEIAGAGSDARVHLDIDVDVCDRSVAPGCPASVPGGLQAWELRALTRAVAADPRVVSADLAEVDATADADDARTVRLAALCVLELLAGLALR; this comes from the coding sequence ATGGCCCTCTCGCACGATCCGCTCTGGCCGCGCGCCGGATCCTGGCCCTCTCCCGACGCCGTCGACGACGCGGAGGCCGTGCTGCTGGGTGTCCCGGCCTGGCGCACGTCGCTCTCACCCACGGGTGCCGGGGCGACTCCGGCCGCGATCCGCGACGCACTCCCCCGCTACGGCACCGCGCTGATGGGCCCGCCGGCGATCGACCTGAACGAGGTGCTGCGCATCGCGGATGCCGGCGACGTGCACGAGCCCGACGGCGACGAGGGCGAGGCATCCGTCATCGCGCGGGTGCGGGAACTCTCGGAGTCGTTCGTCATCGCGCTCGGCGGCGACAACTCCCTCACCTACCCCGTGGCGCTGGGCGCCCAGGCGACCGGTTTGATCACCTTCGACGCGCACTTCGACCTGCGCGACGGCGTCTCGAACGGAACCCCGGTGCGCCGGCTCGTCGAAGACGTCCCCGTGCTCTCGACGCTCGACACCGCCCGCATCGACCCGACGCGCATCGTGCAGATCGGCATCGCCGACTTCGCGAACTCGGTCGCCTACGCCCGCCGGGCGGCGGACTGGGGCATCCGGGTGATCACGCTCGATGAGGTGCGCCGCCGCGGTGTCGACGACGTCGTGAACGAAGCCCTCGAGATCGCCGGTGCCGGATCAGATGCCCGCGTCCACCTCGACATCGACGTCGACGTCTGCGACCGCTCGGTCGCCCCCGGTTGCCCCGCGAGCGTGCCCGGTGGCCTGCAGGCGTGGGAGCTGCGCGCCCTCACCCGCGCCGTCGCCGCCGACCCGCGCGTCGTCAGCGCCGACCTCGCCGAGGTCGACGCCACAGCGGATGCCGACGACGCCCGCACCGTGCGCCTCGCAGCCCTCTGCGTGCTGGAGCTGCTCGCCGGGCTCGCCTTGCGCTGA
- a CDS encoding GNAT family N-acetyltransferase: MRHGSIELRLVRTKDARVLQQELLANRSWLQPWEATVPYGSVSFDMRLSIRRLLQQYRDGAGYPFVMEYDGEVAGQLNVWGVSRGSLCSATIGYWVSEKFAGKGITPTAVALATDACFVEYGLHRMEICIRPENAASLRVVQKLGFRYEGLRRRYIHIDGDWRDHYAFALTKEDVPQGVLARWLSGQVPPDAATIPPSDRLSV; this comes from the coding sequence ATGCGACACGGATCGATCGAGCTGCGCCTCGTGCGCACGAAGGATGCCCGCGTGCTCCAGCAGGAGCTGCTCGCGAACCGGTCCTGGTTGCAGCCGTGGGAGGCCACGGTTCCCTACGGCTCGGTGTCGTTCGACATGCGCCTGAGCATCCGTCGTCTGCTCCAGCAGTACCGCGACGGCGCCGGATACCCGTTCGTCATGGAGTACGACGGCGAGGTCGCCGGTCAGTTGAACGTGTGGGGAGTCTCACGCGGGTCGCTCTGCTCGGCGACGATCGGGTACTGGGTCAGCGAGAAGTTCGCGGGCAAGGGCATCACCCCCACCGCGGTCGCGCTCGCGACGGATGCGTGCTTCGTCGAGTACGGCCTGCACCGCATGGAGATCTGCATCCGCCCCGAGAACGCGGCGAGCCTGCGGGTGGTGCAGAAGCTCGGTTTCCGTTACGAGGGACTGCGTCGTCGGTACATCCACATCGACGGCGATTGGCGCGACCACTACGCGTTCGCGCTGACGAAGGAGGACGTGCCGCAGGGGGTGCTGGCGCGCTGGTTGAGCGGTCAGGTTCCTCCGGATGCCGCGACGATCCCTCCGTCGGACCGGCTCTCCGTCTGA
- the galU gene encoding UTP--glucose-1-phosphate uridylyltransferase GalU has translation MGTQKFKAVIPAAGLGTRFLPATKAMPKEMLPVVDKPAIQYVVEEAADAGIDDILVIIGRNKNAISNHFDSVPELEVKLMEKGDHGRLERVVRSSDLADIHFVRQGEPKGLGHAVLRARAHVGDSSFAVLLGDDLIDERDPLLTEMLAEHERSGAAVIALMEVDPANIHMYGTAAVEDIEGSDAVRVTGLVEKPAREDAPSNLAVIGRYVLPASIFDILEHTEPGKGGEIQLTDALQEMAADPSGPGVVGVIFGGRRYDTGDRVEYIKAIVQLASDRDDLGGELRPWLKEFAERL, from the coding sequence ATGGGTACACAGAAGTTCAAGGCGGTCATTCCTGCGGCAGGTCTGGGGACGCGCTTCCTGCCGGCGACGAAGGCGATGCCGAAGGAGATGCTGCCGGTCGTCGACAAGCCGGCCATCCAGTACGTGGTCGAAGAGGCGGCGGATGCCGGGATCGACGACATCCTCGTCATCATCGGACGCAACAAGAACGCGATCTCCAACCACTTCGACTCGGTGCCCGAGCTCGAGGTCAAGCTCATGGAGAAGGGCGACCACGGTCGCCTGGAGCGCGTCGTGCGCTCGAGCGACCTCGCCGACATCCACTTCGTGCGCCAGGGCGAGCCGAAGGGACTCGGCCATGCCGTGCTGCGTGCCCGCGCGCACGTCGGCGACAGCTCCTTCGCCGTGCTCCTGGGCGATGATCTCATCGACGAGCGCGATCCGCTGCTCACCGAGATGCTGGCCGAGCACGAGCGCTCCGGCGCCGCCGTGATCGCCCTCATGGAGGTCGATCCCGCGAACATCCACATGTACGGCACGGCGGCCGTCGAGGACATCGAGGGTTCGGATGCCGTGCGCGTCACCGGACTCGTCGAGAAGCCCGCGCGCGAGGACGCCCCGTCGAACCTCGCCGTCATCGGGCGCTACGTGCTGCCCGCGTCGATCTTCGACATCCTCGAGCACACCGAACCCGGCAAGGGCGGGGAGATCCAGCTGACCGATGCGCTGCAGGAGATGGCGGCCGACCCGTCGGGCCCCGGAGTGGTCGGCGTGATCTTCGGCGGTCGGCGGTACGACACCGGTGACCGGGTCGAGTACATCAAGGCGATCGTGCAGCTGGCCTCCGACCGCGACGACCTCGGCGGCGAGCTGCGCCCGTGGTTGAAGGAGTTCGCCGAGCGCCTCTAG
- a CDS encoding 5-formyltetrahydrofolate cyclo-ligase has protein sequence MSNEVEHAKRALRAELRERRALLSDAQRDAAASSIGARLDELVESLGAQSISCYLSATAEPGTREFVTRAVRRGIRVLLPVTRADGLLDWAVANDDDDVAEGLFGLPEPTGEVLGPIAVNDVDLMIVPAAAVDRSGMRMGWGRGYFDKTIGSMEKCPPVYAVIYDSEILDSLPREVHDQPVDGIVTPTQTLSLSQTRR, from the coding sequence ATGTCGAACGAGGTCGAGCACGCCAAGCGCGCACTGCGCGCCGAGCTCCGCGAACGCCGGGCGCTCCTCTCCGATGCGCAACGCGACGCCGCCGCCTCCTCGATCGGCGCACGCCTCGACGAACTCGTCGAGAGCCTCGGCGCCCAGTCGATCTCCTGCTACCTCTCGGCGACCGCCGAGCCGGGCACCCGTGAGTTCGTCACGCGGGCGGTGCGCCGCGGCATCCGCGTATTGCTCCCCGTCACCCGCGCCGACGGACTGCTCGACTGGGCCGTCGCGAACGACGACGACGATGTCGCCGAGGGACTCTTCGGCCTGCCCGAACCGACCGGCGAGGTGCTCGGCCCCATCGCGGTGAACGACGTCGATCTGATGATCGTGCCCGCCGCCGCGGTCGACCGTTCGGGCATGCGCATGGGCTGGGGCCGCGGCTATTTCGACAAGACCATCGGGTCGATGGAGAAGTGCCCTCCCGTGTACGCGGTCATCTATGATTCCGAGATACTCGACTCCCTGCCTCGCGAGGTGCACGACCAGCCGGTCGACGGCATCGTGACGCCGACGCAGACCCTCTCCCTGTCGCAGACGCGACGCTGA
- a CDS encoding FmdB family zinc ribbon protein encodes MPTYAYACTSCGHRFDAVQSFADASLTVCPECGGTLRKQYGSIGVTFNGSGFYRTDSRAKSGGSSDASTSSKKESTTTSAPAPTSSPTSS; translated from the coding sequence ATGCCCACCTACGCCTATGCCTGCACGTCGTGCGGCCACCGCTTCGACGCCGTGCAGAGCTTCGCCGACGCGTCGCTCACCGTCTGCCCCGAGTGCGGCGGCACCCTGCGCAAGCAGTACGGGTCGATCGGCGTGACCTTCAACGGCTCCGGCTTCTATCGCACGGACTCGCGGGCGAAGAGTGGCGGATCATCGGATGCTTCGACATCATCGAAGAAGGAGTCGACGACCACGAGCGCCCCCGCGCCGACGTCGAGCCCGACCTCATCCTGA
- the mscL gene encoding large conductance mechanosensitive channel protein MscL, with the protein MLKGFKDFILRGNVIDLAVAVVIGTAFTAIVNAVVASVINPLVALFFKADAMGGFGPQVTNIYGDTVTFPLGDLISAVISFLAVALVVYFVFVLPMNTFKAHVEARKGTSAEQPEEEPAAATEAELLVEIRDLLAKSNARD; encoded by the coding sequence ATGCTCAAAGGATTCAAGGACTTCATCCTCCGCGGCAACGTCATCGACCTCGCGGTCGCCGTCGTCATCGGCACGGCGTTCACCGCGATCGTCAACGCCGTGGTCGCCAGTGTCATCAACCCGCTCGTCGCCCTCTTCTTCAAGGCCGACGCGATGGGCGGCTTCGGCCCGCAGGTCACCAACATCTACGGCGACACGGTCACGTTCCCGCTCGGCGACCTGATCTCGGCCGTCATCAGCTTCCTCGCGGTCGCCCTCGTCGTGTACTTCGTGTTCGTGCTGCCGATGAACACCTTCAAGGCCCACGTCGAGGCCCGCAAGGGAACGTCCGCCGAGCAGCCCGAAGAGGAGCCGGCCGCCGCGACCGAGGCCGAGCTGCTCGTCGAGATCCGCGACCTGCTCGCGAAGAGCAACGCCCGCGACTGA
- a CDS encoding AAA family ATPase, whose amino-acid sequence MTLSDLRSSSTGVIVTHAAEGERSRLRSEAADLGGPSPLTSFRDGAESGIDISKAHPGSLPQFITGKSTLLSNLFRDEVGLRTARLAAERITAKNTELRTVRGIEAVHLAVGVARWRIGGAFFAAPVLLRPLAIRRHHSDYELKLQGAFEVNPELVRIAREHFGISIDASTLASLAYDGGIFKPQPVIDSLRAITRTIDTFSVEPRLVVSTFADVAGSMSRDTRTLDHQVLNALAGHVGDRERVRAPRATPHFTGPDDRAPASDTLLLDADAEQEAVLSRIAAGHSLTVATLPGTGGTQTVINALGELVRAGKRVLVVSARRSTLDGVRHRLAGIGLDSLAISPVSVRRDLVRAIGRNEKASAPKVGEVDDALVRLRTVLRDYRHALTSPVPGMDASVLEATRHLTRLASLPTPPSTTARLSNESLRRLAGDRGPAAAALAQAARLGEFRFGPDDSPWYGVTFATTEAARAAHELAGRLHSDSVPALLERGYELIAQTHMRPFSTIDELGDYLRLLEGIRDSLDRFSPTVFERPLGELIQAHGSRRDAPGMSSANRRRLRRLAKEYVRPGVHVTEMHEALLRIQTQRTQWQRCVDAGVAPEIPLGLGEVAAAWQRVEAELAELDAALGRREPLATLPVARLVRTLAGLAAKSDVFENLVERAELRDELALLGLEPLLTDLSVRHVSESRVGDELEFAWWQSLLERALQDNRALLGANTAVVDRLERDFRLVDEAHAAMAGPLLAWQLANQWKIAIVDEPQESANLRRALTQSTTTSAEVVSAAPTLVSTLAPVWISSPYLVPEIPDSVEFDAVLLVDAAAINLAEAAPAIRRARQVVAFGDPVTQRPSPFQIAVDPDDLWEPEVEFDETSVFERLSELLPVMTLTRSYRAGGEDLAELINDAFYGGEIVSLPWAGSYLGRGSLTVDYVEGGTGTPDPISGAVESPDAEVARVVTLVVEHAVHRPSESLMVVTASARHAERVRAAVTAAFAGRSDVADFVGRDTAEPFAVLTLEQSVAESRDRVIFSLGFGLTKHGRVLSDFGDLSTPDGERLLTVGMTRARRSMVIVSSIRPSSFDDGRLEHGAATLMSILGGLAARARDARLEDLADPLTLALARELRRLGASVDVDYRGLLPLVAQHGGKAVVIECDPESRGDSLRETLRLRPHVLRRLGWHYVRVHAFDLYSDPATAATRIASVLGISPSTARAENDTQPLDLDDGANG is encoded by the coding sequence GTGACCCTCAGCGACCTCCGGTCCTCGTCGACCGGCGTCATCGTGACCCACGCCGCCGAGGGCGAGCGCTCGCGACTGCGTAGTGAAGCCGCCGATCTGGGCGGCCCCTCGCCGCTGACCAGCTTCCGCGACGGGGCCGAGTCCGGTATCGACATCTCCAAGGCGCATCCCGGCAGCCTCCCGCAGTTCATCACCGGAAAATCGACGCTGCTGTCGAACCTCTTCCGCGACGAGGTCGGTCTGCGCACCGCGCGACTCGCCGCCGAGCGGATCACCGCGAAGAACACCGAGCTGCGCACCGTGCGCGGCATCGAGGCCGTGCACCTCGCCGTCGGCGTCGCCCGCTGGCGGATCGGGGGAGCGTTCTTCGCCGCCCCCGTGCTGCTGCGCCCGCTCGCGATCCGCCGCCACCACTCCGACTACGAGCTGAAGCTGCAGGGGGCGTTCGAGGTCAATCCCGAACTCGTCCGCATCGCCCGCGAGCACTTCGGCATCTCGATCGACGCGTCGACCCTGGCATCCCTCGCCTACGACGGCGGCATCTTCAAGCCTCAGCCGGTCATCGACAGCCTGCGTGCGATCACCCGGACGATCGACACCTTCTCGGTCGAACCGCGCCTGGTCGTGTCGACCTTCGCCGACGTCGCGGGCTCCATGTCGCGCGACACCCGCACGCTCGACCACCAGGTGCTCAACGCCCTCGCCGGTCACGTCGGCGACCGCGAGCGGGTCAGGGCCCCGCGGGCCACGCCGCACTTCACCGGGCCGGACGACCGCGCGCCGGCATCCGACACCCTGTTGCTCGATGCGGATGCCGAGCAGGAGGCCGTGCTCTCGCGCATCGCCGCCGGCCACTCGCTGACCGTCGCGACGCTGCCCGGCACCGGCGGCACGCAGACCGTGATCAACGCGCTGGGCGAGCTCGTCCGGGCGGGGAAGCGCGTGCTCGTCGTCTCGGCCCGCCGCTCCACGCTCGACGGAGTCCGCCACCGCCTGGCCGGGATCGGTCTCGACAGCCTCGCGATCTCGCCGGTGAGCGTGCGTCGTGATCTCGTGCGCGCCATCGGTCGCAACGAGAAGGCGAGCGCTCCCAAGGTCGGAGAGGTCGACGACGCGCTGGTGCGCCTGCGCACCGTGCTCCGCGACTACCGTCACGCGCTCACGTCTCCCGTGCCCGGGATGGATGCCTCCGTGCTCGAGGCGACCCGTCACCTCACCCGACTCGCCTCACTGCCCACCCCGCCGTCGACCACGGCGCGACTCAGCAACGAGTCCCTGCGGCGTCTCGCCGGCGATCGCGGGCCGGCCGCCGCCGCCCTCGCGCAGGCCGCGCGTCTCGGCGAGTTCCGCTTCGGCCCCGACGATTCGCCCTGGTACGGCGTCACCTTCGCCACGACCGAGGCCGCACGCGCCGCGCACGAGCTGGCGGGCCGCCTGCACTCCGACAGCGTTCCGGCGCTGCTCGAGCGGGGCTACGAACTCATCGCCCAGACCCACATGCGCCCGTTCTCGACCATCGACGAGCTCGGCGACTACCTGCGACTGCTCGAGGGCATCCGCGACTCGCTCGACCGCTTCAGCCCGACCGTGTTCGAGCGCCCGCTGGGCGAGCTGATCCAGGCGCACGGGTCCCGCCGCGATGCACCGGGGATGTCGTCGGCGAACCGTCGGCGGTTGCGCCGTCTGGCGAAGGAGTACGTGCGTCCCGGTGTGCACGTCACCGAGATGCACGAGGCGCTGCTGCGTATCCAGACCCAGCGCACGCAGTGGCAGCGCTGCGTCGATGCGGGCGTCGCCCCCGAGATCCCCCTGGGTCTCGGCGAGGTCGCGGCCGCGTGGCAGCGCGTCGAGGCCGAACTCGCCGAACTCGACGCGGCCCTCGGCCGACGTGAACCGCTGGCGACGCTGCCCGTGGCGCGCCTGGTGCGCACGCTCGCGGGTCTCGCGGCGAAGTCCGACGTCTTCGAGAACCTCGTCGAGCGCGCGGAGCTGCGCGACGAACTCGCCCTCCTCGGGCTCGAGCCCCTGCTCACCGACCTCTCGGTGCGTCACGTCTCCGAGTCGCGCGTGGGCGACGAGCTCGAGTTCGCGTGGTGGCAGTCTCTCCTCGAGCGCGCCCTCCAGGACAACCGCGCCCTCCTCGGCGCGAACACCGCGGTCGTCGATCGGCTCGAGCGGGACTTCCGTCTCGTCGACGAGGCGCACGCCGCGATGGCCGGCCCGTTGCTGGCCTGGCAGCTCGCCAACCAGTGGAAGATCGCGATCGTCGATGAGCCGCAGGAGTCCGCGAACCTGCGTCGTGCCCTGACGCAGAGCACGACGACGTCCGCCGAGGTGGTGAGCGCCGCCCCGACGCTCGTCTCCACGCTCGCGCCGGTCTGGATCTCCTCGCCCTACCTCGTGCCCGAGATCCCGGACTCCGTCGAGTTCGACGCCGTTCTCCTGGTGGATGCCGCGGCGATCAACCTCGCCGAGGCTGCGCCCGCGATCCGTCGTGCGCGGCAGGTCGTCGCGTTCGGCGACCCGGTGACCCAGCGTCCGTCGCCGTTCCAGATCGCCGTCGACCCCGATGATCTCTGGGAGCCCGAGGTCGAGTTCGACGAGACCTCGGTGTTCGAACGTCTCTCGGAGCTGCTTCCGGTGATGACGCTCACGCGCAGCTACCGCGCCGGGGGAGAAGACCTCGCCGAGCTCATCAACGACGCCTTCTACGGCGGCGAGATCGTGTCGCTGCCCTGGGCCGGGTCGTATCTCGGCCGGGGAAGCCTCACGGTCGACTACGTCGAGGGAGGCACGGGCACGCCCGACCCGATCTCGGGTGCGGTCGAGAGCCCCGACGCCGAGGTCGCCCGCGTGGTGACGCTCGTGGTCGAGCATGCCGTGCACCGCCCGTCCGAGTCGCTCATGGTCGTGACCGCGAGCGCCCGTCATGCCGAGCGCGTGCGCGCCGCGGTCACGGCAGCCTTCGCCGGACGCTCCGACGTCGCCGACTTCGTGGGGCGCGATACCGCAGAACCCTTCGCCGTTCTCACCCTCGAGCAGTCCGTCGCCGAGAGCCGCGACCGGGTGATCTTCTCGCTCGGCTTCGGTCTGACCAAGCACGGCCGAGTGCTCAGCGACTTCGGCGATCTCTCGACGCCCGACGGCGAGCGGCTGCTCACGGTCGGTATGACCCGCGCGCGCCGTTCCATGGTGATCGTGTCGTCGATCCGTCCGTCGTCCTTCGACGATGGACGCCTCGAGCACGGTGCAGCGACGCTCATGTCGATCCTCGGCGGCCTGGCCGCCCGTGCCCGCGACGCGCGTCTCGAAGACCTCGCCGACCCGTTGACCCTCGCGCTCGCCCGCGAGCTGCGCCGGCTCGGAGCATCCGTCGACGTGGACTACCGTGGTCTGCTGCCGCTGGTCGCGCAGCACGGCGGCAAGGCCGTCGTGATCGAGTGCGATCCGGAATCGCGCGGCGACTCGCTGCGCGAGACCCTGCGTCTGCGCCCGCACGTGCTGCGCCGACTCGGCTGGCACTACGTGCGCGTGCACGCGTTCGACCTCTACAGCGACCCGGCCACGGCGGCGACGCGGATCGCCTCGGTGCTCGGCATCTCGCCGTCGACCGCGCGTGCCGAGAACGACACGCAGCCGCTCGACCTCGATGACGGCGCGAACGGCTGA
- a CDS encoding methylated-DNA--[protein]-cysteine S-methyltransferase, whose amino-acid sequence MTFRYDFAPTPFGDALAVFSDEGIVRFDLSESEDPSVPWLLENVAQELRAVPEPDPGAADELADLLDRYFDGAPIRFNEHLSLDWRLVDGFPRRALEAIGTIEWGETLSYGEVAVLAGRPGAARAVGSACRITPFSIIVPVHRVIRSDGSPGHYGAHPERKRFLLDLESGGRSV is encoded by the coding sequence ATGACCTTCCGCTACGACTTCGCCCCCACGCCCTTCGGCGATGCGCTCGCGGTGTTCTCCGACGAGGGCATCGTGCGCTTCGATCTGTCCGAGTCGGAAGACCCGTCGGTCCCGTGGCTCCTCGAGAACGTCGCCCAGGAGCTGCGGGCGGTGCCGGAGCCCGACCCGGGTGCGGCCGATGAGCTGGCCGACCTCCTCGACCGCTACTTCGACGGCGCTCCGATCCGGTTCAACGAGCACCTCTCTCTCGACTGGCGCCTCGTCGACGGCTTCCCTCGACGCGCCCTCGAGGCGATCGGAACGATCGAGTGGGGCGAGACCCTGAGCTACGGAGAGGTCGCCGTCCTCGCCGGCCGCCCGGGCGCGGCCCGCGCCGTGGGATCGGCCTGCCGCATCACCCCGTTCTCGATCATCGTGCCCGTGCACCGCGTCATCCGCTCCGACGGCTCTCCCGGTCACTACGGGGCGCACCCCGAGCGCAAGCGGTTCCTCCTCGACCTCGAATCGGGCGGGCGGAGCGTTTAG
- a CDS encoding LuxR C-terminal-related transcriptional regulator, whose protein sequence is MSTPTGTESDTELVARAVRELARRTRFPVAFGGLLDDGVVHVTTIVGNRTRSLDGLRVRPERGLGGRAMMELRPRMTSDYGSSQQITHDYDVFVLGEGLRTLLAVPIVVAGRSRGVLYAGAWDDEQIGGITTAPAMQVAQSVADELRIREEVERRLRAGAPASTPLPAGQQEQLRETFADLRSIAASIDDDELRARLARVEGRLLALSGEQTMTATGPSPVVRLSPRETDVLSCAALGATNAEIASQLGLREGTVKAYLGTAMSKLDASTRHSAVARARRAGLLP, encoded by the coding sequence GTGAGCACTCCGACCGGAACCGAATCCGACACCGAGCTCGTCGCCCGCGCCGTGCGGGAACTCGCCCGCCGCACGCGGTTCCCGGTCGCCTTCGGCGGCCTCCTCGATGACGGTGTCGTGCACGTGACGACGATCGTCGGCAACCGCACCCGCAGTCTCGACGGCCTGCGTGTTCGACCCGAGCGCGGACTCGGAGGGCGAGCGATGATGGAGCTCCGTCCGCGCATGACCAGCGACTACGGGTCCTCGCAGCAGATCACGCACGACTACGACGTCTTCGTGCTCGGCGAGGGGCTGCGCACACTCCTGGCGGTTCCGATCGTCGTCGCGGGACGATCCCGCGGCGTGCTCTACGCGGGCGCCTGGGACGACGAGCAGATCGGCGGGATCACCACCGCCCCGGCCATGCAGGTCGCGCAGTCGGTCGCCGACGAGTTGCGCATCCGCGAGGAGGTCGAACGCCGACTTCGCGCCGGCGCCCCGGCATCCACCCCCCTGCCGGCCGGTCAGCAGGAGCAGTTGCGTGAGACATTCGCCGATCTGCGCAGCATCGCCGCATCGATCGACGACGACGAGCTGCGCGCCCGGCTCGCTCGCGTCGAGGGGCGTCTGCTCGCCCTCTCGGGTGAGCAGACGATGACCGCGACCGGCCCGTCACCCGTGGTCCGCCTCTCGCCGCGCGAGACCGATGTCCTCTCGTGCGCCGCGCTCGGGGCGACGAATGCCGAGATCGCATCGCAGCTCGGCCTCCGCGAGGGAACCGTAAAGGCATACCTCGGCACCGCCATGTCGAAGCTCGACGCATCGACCCGGCATTCCGCTGTCGCTCGGGCCCGGCGGGCGGGGCTCCTGCCGTGA
- a CDS encoding histone-like nucleoid-structuring protein Lsr2: MARRIVHQLVDDIDGSVLEIGEGETVHFSLNGTAWEIDLNSEHAAELRAALEPYISAGRRAGSASSPRSSSGSARKRPARNPEVAAIRAWANDNGYSLSERGRIPAPVIEAYNKAH; the protein is encoded by the coding sequence ATGGCGAGACGAATTGTGCATCAACTGGTCGACGATATCGACGGCAGCGTTCTGGAGATCGGCGAGGGAGAGACCGTTCATTTCTCCCTCAACGGCACCGCGTGGGAGATCGACCTGAACTCGGAGCACGCCGCGGAACTCCGCGCAGCCCTCGAGCCCTACATCTCCGCCGGGCGTCGTGCGGGTTCCGCGAGCTCCCCGCGCAGCTCTTCGGGTTCCGCCCGTAAGCGACCTGCGCGCAACCCCGAGGTCGCGGCCATCCGCGCCTGGGCGAATGACAACGGATACTCGCTCTCGGAGCGCGGACGAATTCCCGCGCCCGTCATCGAGGCGTACAACAAAGCGCACTGA
- a CDS encoding MarR family winged helix-turn-helix transcriptional regulator, with translation MDTAPGTTPKTGAPVDGTRADAAADGLSHAAIYDVEASDPRSALVDRSGVAPEDLQQIALVMGALGELREAEQKLSRASRRYMQLNETDMRALHYLIVCANRHAIATPGGIAQHLAISTASTTKLLDRLEKGGHIVRSPHPTDRRALAITITEETRHAAMQTVGRQQAKRFYAAARLTREERAVVIRFLEDMTQEIALPDEAWVTEHDE, from the coding sequence ATGGACACTGCACCCGGCACTACCCCGAAGACGGGGGCGCCGGTCGACGGTACGCGAGCGGATGCCGCGGCCGACGGGCTCAGCCACGCCGCGATCTACGACGTCGAGGCGAGCGACCCGCGCAGTGCGCTCGTCGATCGCTCGGGGGTCGCGCCGGAGGACCTGCAGCAGATCGCTCTCGTGATGGGAGCACTCGGCGAGTTGCGCGAGGCCGAGCAGAAGCTGTCGCGCGCCTCGCGTCGCTACATGCAGCTCAACGAGACCGACATGCGTGCCCTGCATTACCTCATCGTGTGCGCCAACCGGCACGCGATCGCGACCCCGGGCGGCATCGCGCAGCACCTGGCGATCTCGACCGCGTCGACCACCAAGCTGCTCGACCGCCTCGAGAAGGGCGGTCACATCGTGCGCTCGCCGCACCCGACCGACCGCCGGGCGCTCGCGATCACGATCACCGAGGAGACCCGCCACGCGGCGATGCAGACCGTGGGGCGTCAGCAGGCGAAGCGGTTCTACGCCGCGGCCAGGCTCACGCGCGAGGAGCGCGCGGTCGTCATTCGCTTCCTCGAGGACATGACGCAGGAGATCGCCCTGCCCGATGAGGCCTGGGTCACCGAGCACGACGAATGA
- the idi gene encoding isopentenyl-diphosphate Delta-isomerase produces MDDVTLLDENGTAIGSLPKSDVHTTDTPLHLAFSCHLLNARGQVLLTRRSLAKKTWPGVWTNSFCGHPRPGEAIADAVHRRAHEELGARVVDLRPALPDYRYRAVDASGIVENEVCPVYVARLDGDLSPRPDEVAEWAWADAADIAAAVAGTPFAFSPWLVEQLPLLRESGAL; encoded by the coding sequence ATGGACGACGTGACCCTTCTCGACGAGAACGGAACCGCGATCGGTTCCCTGCCGAAGAGCGACGTCCACACCACCGACACCCCTCTTCACCTGGCCTTCTCCTGCCACCTGCTGAACGCGCGCGGACAGGTTCTGCTCACCCGCCGTTCGCTCGCCAAGAAGACCTGGCCCGGCGTGTGGACGAACAGCTTCTGCGGGCATCCCCGCCCGGGTGAGGCCATCGCGGATGCCGTGCACCGCCGAGCACACGAAGAACTCGGTGCGCGCGTCGTCGATCTGCGGCCCGCGCTCCCCGATTACCGCTACCGCGCCGTCGACGCGAGCGGCATCGTCGAGAACGAGGTGTGCCCCGTCTACGTCGCCCGACTCGACGGCGACCTCTCCCCCCGACCGGACGAGGTCGCGGAATGGGCGTGGGCGGATGCCGCCGACATCGCCGCCGCCGTCGCCGGGACCCCCTTCGCCTTCAGCCCCTGGCTGGTCGAGCAGCTTCCGCTGCTCCGAGAGAGCGGAGCACTCTGA